In the Arachis hypogaea cultivar Tifrunner chromosome 20, arahy.Tifrunner.gnm2.J5K5, whole genome shotgun sequence genome, AttgttaaattcaaaatttttttgttatttataaaaaattaatatttattgataatttttgtcgtatttttaaataattcaaGAGCTGTTTTGTCGAAATATCCTTCAGGACCATTTCGTCAGGCACCTGAATCCAGTAGTTAagtcaaaataaatatataaataaagaaaaataaagaactgaTGAATCTAACCTCTTCAAGTGTCTGTGATGTCCTCTTCTTTGTAGAAGTGTGTTTAAAGTCACATTCTGACCCATCAGAAATTGTTGACATTCTCTTCATAGTTCTTACCAGATTTGGATCACTTCTACTTTTGATGTGAcaaatattatcattattatgaTGACTATGATCTAAGTCACAATAATCTTGTTCTGGGGTCACCACCCTATCAACCCCTATGTCCTTAACAAATTGTTGAAGATCTTCTTGAATGAAAACAACAAACTCAGGGATATCATAGTCCATCAtgacattattatcattattgttaTTACCAAATTTTTCTCCATTGAACAAACCTTGTATTGGAACCTCTCTTATCACAAATCTATTGCCATACATTCTCTGCTGCAAAATTTTCCTCTGCTCCTGAATTCTTGGATCCTCATAAATGAATGAATGCGGCTGACTATTGCTGTGGATTTTCAAATTTCGCATGATGTCTAAATGGATTATGAATCCTGCAAGTTAAGTTTACAAATTAAGAACCACCAAATTcaatcttattataaaaaattcgaCTAATCTTGTCGCATTATAAATTAGTGAATACAACAAATTTGTAACATGACtagaaattataatatataaatgtGATATTACACTTGAATATATACACCTATTTCATTCGACGGTTATGGTAATTATGCAATTTTAATAAACCATTAAagaatattgttaaaattaaattcatatatttttattatttaaaatattttttaattataaaaaatatattatcaaataaaaaaaatactgtgTGCCACTTTTTCACATAAAAAGTAAAGTAGCAT is a window encoding:
- the LOC112784133 gene encoding uncharacterized protein isoform X2, with translation MQTGCLIVVIGVESAEAVKHHHIYNTGFIIHLDIMRNLKIHSNSQPHSFIYEDPRIQEQRKILQQRMYGNRFVIREVPIQGLFNGEKFGNNNNDNNVMMDYDIPEFVVFIQEDLQQFVKDIGVDRVVTPEQDYCDLDHSHHNNDNICHIKSRSDPNLVRTMKRMSTISDGSECDFKHTSTKKRTSQTLEEIFRNDAEFSRPFKNWQLNSQLGTTVNKNKYNNNRVKYPNQCSCPYLSQFTNTATMPPPIIIGSQIDDFPHQEVSSHAPSPLSVPILSSSTTNSGSEASMSSINAPHHHHQTNDSISNYLLNGVEAQ